The genomic stretch CGACGTCCGGGTAGTTGCGCAGCGACTTCGACATCTTCTGGCCGTCATTGCCCAGCACGATGCCGTGGCTCACGACGTTGCGGAATGCCGGCCGGTCGAAGAGCGCGGTGGAGAGCACATGCAGCGTGTAAAACCAGCCGCGGGTCTGCCCGATGTACTCGACGATGAAGTCCGCGGGGTTGTGCGTGTCGAACCAGTCAGCGTTCTCGAACGGGTAGTGCACCTGGGCGAAGGGCATCGATCCGGAGTCGAACCAGACGTCGAGCACGTCGCTGATGCGGCGCATCGTTGAGCGGCCGGTCGGGTCGTCGGGGTTCGGGCGGGTGAGCTCGTCGATGTACGGGCGGTGCAGGTCCTCGGGCCGCACGCCGAAGTCGCGCTCGAGTTCGTCGAGCGAGCCGTAGACGTCGATGCGCGGGTACTCGGGGTCATCGCTCTTCCAGACCGGGATCGGTGAGCCGAAGTAGCGGTTGCGGCTGACCGACCAGTCGCGGGCCCCCGAGAGCCACTTGCCGAACTGGCCGTCCTTGACGTTCTCGGGGACCCAGGTGATCTCGTGGTTGAGCTCCTCCATCCGGTCGCGGATCGCGGTGACGCGCACGAACCAGCTCGAGACGGCCTTGTAGATCAGCGGGTTGCGGCAGCGCCAGCAGTGCGGGTACGAGTGCTCGTAGCTCGCCTGGCGGAGTAGGCGGTGGCCAGTGCGCAGCAATTGGGTGAGCGGCTTGTTCGCCTCGAACACCTGGAGGCCCGCGACCTCGCTGATCTGCGGCAGGAAGCGGCCGCCGTCGTCGATCGAGATGATGACGGGGATACCCGCCGCCTCGCAGACCTTCTGGTCCTCCTCGCCGTAGGCGGGCGCCTGGTGCACGATGCCGGTGCCCTCGCTGGTGGTCACGTAGTCGGCGACGAGGATGCGCCACGCGTTCTGCGTACCCCAGGCCTCGGTGTCGGCGTAGTGGTCCCAGAGGCGGTCGTAGCTGATCCCGTCGAGCTCCGCGCCGCGGTGCGTGCGCGAGACGGCGGCCAGCGCCGATTCCGCATCGGGGTAGCCGAGGTCCTTCGCGTACGCGCCGACCTGGTCGATGGCGAGGAGGTACTCGGCCGACAGCTCGCGCTCCTCCGGCTTGCCCCTGCCGTCGGCGGCGCCGCTCGGGCCGGCGGGAACGACGGCGTACTCGATGTAGGGGCCGACCGCGAGGGCGAGGTTGGTCGGCAGGGTCCACGGCGTCGTGGTCCACGCGAGCGCGCGAACCGCGGTCAGCTGCAGCGCCTCCGCCGTCTCGCCCACCAGAGGGAAGGTGACGGTCACGGTCTGGTCCTGGCGCACCGTGTAGACGTCGTCGTCCATCCGCAGCTCGTGGTTCGAGAGCGGGGTCTGGTCGCGCCAGCAGTACGGCAGTACGCGATAGCCCTCGTAGGCGAGGCCCTTGTCGTAGAGCTGCTTGAACGCCCAGATCACGGACTCCATGAAGGAGGGATCGAGTGTCTTGTAGTCGTCGTCGAAGTCGACCCAGCGCGCCTGGCGGGTGACGTACTCCTGCCACTCCCCCGTGTAACGCAGTACCGACTTCTTCGCGGCGGCGTTGAAGGCCGCGACGCCCATCTCCTCGATCTGGGACTTGTCGGTGATGCCGAGCTGGCGCTCCGCCTCGAGCTCGGCGGGTAGGCCGTGGGTGTCCCAGCCGAAGCGGCGGTGCACCTGCTTCCCGCGCATCGTCTCGAAGCGGGGAAAGACGTCCTTGGCGTAGCCGGTGAGCAGGTGCCCGTAGTGCGGCAGGCCGTTGGCGAACGGCGGGCCGTCGTAGAAGACCCACTCCGGTGCGCCCTCGCGCTGGCGAATCGACTCCTGGAAGGTGTCGTCCGCCTTCCAGTAGGCCAGCACGCGCTCCTCGATCTCGGGGAAGCGCGGCGACGGGGTCACACCCCTGCCGAACGCAGAACTCTCGGCAGGCTCGGCTCCGTGCGGGGTGGGCGGGGTCAGGGGGTAGGTCACGTGCGGTCTCCTGGCAGTGCTGCTGGTCTGCACGAGGACGGCCCGCCCGGATCTCAGACCCCGGGCTGGGTCGCGGTACCACCTCGCTTGGACCGGTCGGCCGGCCGCTCCCGGAGGAGTGCCCGCTGACGCGTTCCCACTCGATCGGCTGTCACGGGCCGCACCCGTCCGGGTCTACTGGGCAGAGGCCGAAGCCAATGCCGTTCTTCCGAAGACTCACCGGTGATAGCCGGGTCGACGTCGTCCGGCGCTATCCTAGCGCGTCGGAGGAAGTGGAGCAGGAGCAGGTCATGGCGCCAGGGGTGCAACGCGGACGACCCCGCGCGTCGTCGCGCTCGATGCTCGAGGACGCCGCTCTGGACCTGTTCGTCGAGCAGAGCTACGCGGGGACGACCATCGAGCAGATCGCCCAGCGCGCGGGAGTCTCGCGGAACACCTTCTTCAACTACTTCGAGTCCAAGAGCGACGTGTTCTGGGTGCTGGTCGACGACCGGCTGGCCGAGCTGCCCGAGGCCCTGGCCCGATCCGGCCGCCCGAGCGGAGTGATGGCTGCGCTCCGCGACGCGCTCCTCGCCATCGGCTCCGGCTTCGGCCCAGCGAGTGTGCCGTGGGTGCTCACCCAGTCGGAGCTGATCGGCAGCGTGCACGAACTGCAGGCGTCGGCCCTCTCGCGCCTCACCCGCCAGGCGGCCGTGATCGCCCGCTTCGTGGAGGAGCGAAGCGCGCATCCGCTGCCCTCTCACCTCACCCGAGCCATCGCCTACGCGAGCGTCGGAGCCGCGGTCGCCGCCGTGCAGGCGTGGGCCGCGGCGGGGCCGACCCGCGGCGAGCTCCTGCCGTATCTCGAGGAGGCGCTCGCACCCGTCTGCGCCGGTTTCGCGCCCCTCGTCGACTGATCCCTCCCCTTTCGCTCGGGTAGAATCGGCGCGGCCGACGGACGACCCGCCCGGAGCCCCCATCCAGGCACCATCACCACCGACACGGTGCCGCCCAGAGCGAACCGGAGCATCATGACCCTCGCCGACCGCCTCCCCGCGAAGCCCGCCCTCGAGGGATTGGAGGGCTACTGGGGCCCGCGCTGGCAGGCAGACGGGACCTACCGGTTCGACCGCACCGGCCTCACCCGTGCCGACGTCTACTCGATCGACACCCCGCCGCCCACCGCCTCCGGTTCGCTGCACATCGGGCACGTCTTCTCGTACACGCACACCGATGTCGTGGCGCGGTTCCAGCGGATGCGCGGCAAGAAGATCTTCTACCCGATGGGCTGGGACGACAACGGTCTACCCACCGAGCGCCGCGTGCAGAACTACTACGGTGTGCGCTGCGACCCGACGCTGCCCTACCAGCCCGGCTTCACGCCTCCGTTTGAGGGCGGCGACACCAAGAGCAGCAAGGCGGCCGATCAGAAGCCGATCTCGCGCCGCAACTTCATCGAGCTGTGCGAGCGCCTCACCGTGGAGGACGAGAAGCAGTTCGAGGACGTCTGGCGGATGCTCGGGCTCTCGGTCGACTGGTCGCAGAGCTACCGCACCATCGGCGACGAGTCGCAGGTCGCCTCTCAGCGCGCGTTCCTGCGCAATCTTTCCCGAGGCGAGGCCTACCAGGCGCAGGCCCCGACGCTCTGGGACATCACCTTCCGCACCGCGGTTGCGCAGGCCGAGCTCGAGGACAAGGACCAGCCCGGCGCCTACCACCGACTCGGCTTTCACCGCGAGGGCGGCGAGGACGTCGTCATCGAGACGACCCGCCCGGAGCTGCTGCCCGCCTGTGTCGCCCTCGTCGCGCACCCCGACGACGAGCGCTACCAGGAGCTGTTCGGCACCACCGTCCGCACGCCACTCTTCGACGTCGAGGTCCCGGTGCTCGCGCACCACCTCGCGCAGAAGGACAAGGGCTCGGGTATCGCGATGATCTGCACCTTCGGTGACATCACAGACGTGGTGTGGTGGCGCGAGCTCGACCTGCCCAATCGCGCGATCATCGGTTTCGACGGCCGCCTCGTCTCGGAGGCGCCCGCTGCGATCACGGGCGACGCCGGCCGGGCCGCCTACGAGCAGCTCGCGGGCACAACCGTCTTCTCGGCCAAACAGGCCGTCGTGGCGCTGCTCAAGGAGTCCGGCGAGATGATCGGCGACCCGCGCCCGATCACTCACCAGGTCAAATTCTTCGAGAAGGGCGACAAGCCGCTCGAGATCGTCTCGACCCGCCAGTGGTACATCAGCAACGGAGCTCGTGATGCGGCGCTCAAGGAGCGCCTGTTGGAGCTCGGCCGTGACGTGCGCTTCGTGCCCGAGTTCATGCGCGTCCGCTACGAGAACTGGGTGAACGGCCTCTCGGGCGACTGGCTGATTTCGCGCCAGCGCTTCTTCGGCGTGCCGATCCCGGTCTGGTACCCGCTCGACGGCGACGGCAATCCTGTCTTCGACTCGCCGATCGTGCCGGAGGAGGCGGCCCTGCCCGTGGATCCGTCCAGCGACCCCGCCCCCGGCTACTCCGAGGAGCAGCGCGGAGTCGCGGGCGGCTTCCAGGGCGAGCTCGACGTGATGGACACCTGGGCAACCTCCTCGTTGACCCCGCAGCTCGCGGGCGGCTGGGAGCGCGACGACGAGCTCTGGCAGCTGGTGGCGCCCTACGATCTGCGGCCCCAGGGCCAGGACATCATCCGCACCTGGCTCTTTTCGACCCTCCTGCGCTCCCAGCTCGAGGACGGCCGCGCACCCTGGGGGAACGCCGCCGTCTCGGGCTTCATCGTCGACCCCGACCGCAAGAAGATGTCGAAGTCGAAGGGGAACGTGGTCACTCCGGCCGCGATGCTGGAGCAGCACGGCTCGGATGCAGTGCGCTACTGGGCCGCCTCCTCGCGGCTGGGCACCGACGCGGCCTTCGATCCGCAGAATCCGTCGCAGATCAAGATCGGCCGCCGCCTGGCCATCAAGATCCTCAATGCGGCGAAGTTCATCCACGGTTTCCCGCAGGCTGAGGGCGCCGAGGTCACGGATCCGCTTGACCTCAGCATGCTCGCCACCCTCGATACCGTGATCGCCGACGCGACGACGGCACTGGAGAACTACGACCACGCCCGCGCCCTCGAGACGATGGAGGCGTTCTTCTGGACGTTCTGCGACGACTATCTGGAGCTGGTGAAGGAGCGTGCGTACAGCGCGCACGGCGCCTCCGCCGCGGCCGCACTGCACCGCGCGCTCGATGTACTGCAGCGCCTGTTCGCACCGTTCCTGCCGTTCGCGACGGAGCAGACCTGGTCGTGGTCGCACGACGACTCGGTGCACCTGCGCCCGTGGCCGAGCGTCGAGGGCCTGGGCGGCGATCCCGCCGTGCTGGCCGCCGCGAGCTCGGTCCTCACGGCCGTCCGCCGCGCGAAGACCGACGCGAAGGCCTCGCAGAAGACGCCCGCCCGCTCGGCCACGGTCGTGGCTCCGGCCGAGCTCGTCGCGTCGCTGCGCCTCGCGGCCAGCGACCTCGCGGCGGTCGGGCGGATCGCGGCGCTCGATCTCGTGGAGGGCGACGCCCTCGCGGTGAGCATCGAGCTCGAGACCGAGGCGTAGCGCCCCTCCCCGGGAGGCGGGGACCGTCCCGCCTCCCTCCGCATCGACGAGAGAACCCCCATGCAGCTCGGAACCCGCTGGGCGATCGGCCAGGAGCCGCCGCACACCCTTCCCGACATCGTGGTCACCGCGATCGGCGATGCCGAGCGCGAGCTCGGTGCGAACGGCACGGCGACCGCCGACTGGAGGTGGACGCTGACCTGGCTGGAGGGGAAGCCCGTCCTCGAGCTCGACGACGGCACGACGATCACCTACCGTCCCGACGAGGACGCTGCCGACATCAGCCAGCCGCAGGGCCGGGTCGAGAGCGAGGACGACGACTGGGGCTGATCCACGGCGTGGGATCGTGCGGCGTGGGATCGTCGTGAGAGCAGTCGGCGCACCGGAGCGGGGCGGCCCCGCTCGTGCAGCGCCGCCGTCGCCCAGGTCTCTCCGCTGGCGGGCCACACGGACCGAGCCCTGCCCGCCCGCCGCGGTCTGCTCTAGCGACGCCTTGGGACGAGCCAGGCCAGGAGGACGAGCCCGATGACCAGCCCCCAGAAGGCGGAGCCGATCCCGGCGATCGTCGTGCCGGAGGCGGTGACCAGGAGGGTCGCGGCCGCCGGCAGCCTCAGCCGTGCGTCCTCCACGGCGGCCTGCACTGCCGAGACGAACACGCCCAGCAGGGCCAGCCCGGCGACGGCCTCGATCAGCAGCGGGCTCGCGGAGGACACCAGCGCGGCGGCCGCCCCCGCGAACACGCCGAGCACGAGGTAGGAGACGCCGGCCGAGACCGAGGCGATCCAGCGCTGCTCCGGCCGCGGCGACGCCTCGGGGCCCGCCGTCAGCGCGGCGCTGAGTGCGGCGTAGTTGATCGGCACTCCCCCGAAGACGGCGGAGACCGCAGAGAGGGCGCCGGTTGAGACGATCGCCGGCCGCGAGTGAGCCGCGTAGCCGAAGCTCGACAGCACCGCGATGCCCGGGATGTTCTGCCCGGCCATCGTCACGACGTAGAGCGGCAGGCCGATCCCCACCATCGCGCCGATGTCGAACACCGGAGCCACGAACTGCGGCACCGGCAGCAGCGGAGCACGCGCCAGCGCGGCGCCGTCCGTCACCAGGAGCAGCACGATCGCGAGCGCGATCGACGCCGGCACCGCCCAGCGTGGCAGCAAGCGTGTGAGCAGCAGCCAGAGCAGGATCACCGGCAGCGCGAGCGCGGGATTTTCGACCGCCGCCCGTACCGGCGCCAGGACGAGGGAGAAGAGGATGCCTGCGAGCATCGCGTTCGCGAGCGGGCGCGGGATGCGCGCCACGAGCCTCCCGAGCGCCGGCCACAACCCGGTGACCACGAGCAGAGCGGAGGCGACCAGGAAGGCGCCGACGGCTCGATCGAAACCACCGGGGAGCGTCGCGGTAGCGGCTAGCAGGGCAGCGCCCGGAGTGCTCCAGGCGAAGGTCATCGGTACGCGGTAGCGGAGGCTCAGGGCGATGCAGAGCACGCCCTGCAGCACACAGACCGCGAGCAGGCCTGACGCGGCTTGCGCATCGGTGGCTCCGACCGCGACGACTCCGGCGAGCACGATCGCGAACGAGCTGGAGAAGCCGGTGAGGGCGGCGACGACCCCGGCGAGCAGCGGCTGAACGATGGCGAGCCTCCCCGGGCGTCAGCCGGAAGCCGCCGACCCCCGGGCACACCTGCTGTGCACTCCGCCAGAGTAGGGAGGCGGGAGTCTCGGGCCCG from Rathayibacter rathayi encodes the following:
- the ileS gene encoding isoleucine--tRNA ligase, with translation MTPPTPHGAEPAESSAFGRGVTPSPRFPEIEERVLAYWKADDTFQESIRQREGAPEWVFYDGPPFANGLPHYGHLLTGYAKDVFPRFETMRGKQVHRRFGWDTHGLPAELEAERQLGITDKSQIEEMGVAAFNAAAKKSVLRYTGEWQEYVTRQARWVDFDDDYKTLDPSFMESVIWAFKQLYDKGLAYEGYRVLPYCWRDQTPLSNHELRMDDDVYTVRQDQTVTVTFPLVGETAEALQLTAVRALAWTTTPWTLPTNLALAVGPYIEYAVVPAGPSGAADGRGKPEERELSAEYLLAIDQVGAYAKDLGYPDAESALAAVSRTHRGAELDGISYDRLWDHYADTEAWGTQNAWRILVADYVTTSEGTGIVHQAPAYGEEDQKVCEAAGIPVIISIDDGGRFLPQISEVAGLQVFEANKPLTQLLRTGHRLLRQASYEHSYPHCWRCRNPLIYKAVSSWFVRVTAIRDRMEELNHEITWVPENVKDGQFGKWLSGARDWSVSRNRYFGSPIPVWKSDDPEYPRIDVYGSLDELERDFGVRPEDLHRPYIDELTRPNPDDPTGRSTMRRISDVLDVWFDSGSMPFAQVHYPFENADWFDTHNPADFIVEYIGQTRGWFYTLHVLSTALFDRPAFRNVVSHGIVLGNDGQKMSKSLRNYPDVAEVFDRDGSDAMRWFLMSSPVLRGGNLIVTEEGIREGVRQVLLPLWSTWYFFSLYANASAGGGYEATRRTDSDDVLDRYLLAKTRDLVATVTGHLEALDPTLAAAALRDFADVLTNWYVRRSRDRFWQGVDEEGRGSEAFDTLFTVLETVCRVAAPLLPLVSEQIWQGLTGGRSVHLADWPEADEFPADEALVHAMDAVRAISSTALSLRKQAGLRVRLPLARLSVVVADAEELAPFEAVLRDELNVKEVSLVPLVDSSAADYGVTSRLAVNARAAGPRLGKGVQSVIRAAKAGDWSETDGVVTAGGVELAQGEYELTLEVGGSTGDDRAIALLPRGGFVLLDTATTPELEAEGLARDLIRAVQDARKAAGLEVSNRIVLEVVLDEPSLQALAPHALWIAEETLATGCAFTPLTTALEGGEGAIAFGPAGTAIIRVEKVEAADV
- a CDS encoding TetR/AcrR family transcriptional regulator — encoded protein: MAPGVQRGRPRASSRSMLEDAALDLFVEQSYAGTTIEQIAQRAGVSRNTFFNYFESKSDVFWVLVDDRLAELPEALARSGRPSGVMAALRDALLAIGSGFGPASVPWVLTQSELIGSVHELQASALSRLTRQAAVIARFVEERSAHPLPSHLTRAIAYASVGAAVAAVQAWAAAGPTRGELLPYLEEALAPVCAGFAPLVD
- the valS gene encoding valine--tRNA ligase, which translates into the protein MTLADRLPAKPALEGLEGYWGPRWQADGTYRFDRTGLTRADVYSIDTPPPTASGSLHIGHVFSYTHTDVVARFQRMRGKKIFYPMGWDDNGLPTERRVQNYYGVRCDPTLPYQPGFTPPFEGGDTKSSKAADQKPISRRNFIELCERLTVEDEKQFEDVWRMLGLSVDWSQSYRTIGDESQVASQRAFLRNLSRGEAYQAQAPTLWDITFRTAVAQAELEDKDQPGAYHRLGFHREGGEDVVIETTRPELLPACVALVAHPDDERYQELFGTTVRTPLFDVEVPVLAHHLAQKDKGSGIAMICTFGDITDVVWWRELDLPNRAIIGFDGRLVSEAPAAITGDAGRAAYEQLAGTTVFSAKQAVVALLKESGEMIGDPRPITHQVKFFEKGDKPLEIVSTRQWYISNGARDAALKERLLELGRDVRFVPEFMRVRYENWVNGLSGDWLISRQRFFGVPIPVWYPLDGDGNPVFDSPIVPEEAALPVDPSSDPAPGYSEEQRGVAGGFQGELDVMDTWATSSLTPQLAGGWERDDELWQLVAPYDLRPQGQDIIRTWLFSTLLRSQLEDGRAPWGNAAVSGFIVDPDRKKMSKSKGNVVTPAAMLEQHGSDAVRYWAASSRLGTDAAFDPQNPSQIKIGRRLAIKILNAAKFIHGFPQAEGAEVTDPLDLSMLATLDTVIADATTALENYDHARALETMEAFFWTFCDDYLELVKERAYSAHGASAAAALHRALDVLQRLFAPFLPFATEQTWSWSHDDSVHLRPWPSVEGLGGDPAVLAAASSVLTAVRRAKTDAKASQKTPARSATVVAPAELVASLRLAASDLAAVGRIAALDLVEGDALAVSIELETEA
- a CDS encoding benzoate/H(+) symporter BenE family transporter, which translates into the protein MVQPLLAGVVAALTGFSSSFAIVLAGVVAVGATDAQAASGLLAVCVLQGVLCIALSLRYRVPMTFAWSTPGAALLAATATLPGGFDRAVGAFLVASALLVVTGLWPALGRLVARIPRPLANAMLAGILFSLVLAPVRAAVENPALALPVILLWLLLTRLLPRWAVPASIALAIVLLLVTDGAALARAPLLPVPQFVAPVFDIGAMVGIGLPLYVVTMAGQNIPGIAVLSSFGYAAHSRPAIVSTGALSAVSAVFGGVPINYAALSAALTAGPEASPRPEQRWIASVSAGVSYLVLGVFAGAAAALVSSASPLLIEAVAGLALLGVFVSAVQAAVEDARLRLPAAATLLVTASGTTIAGIGSAFWGLVIGLVLLAWLVPRRR